The proteins below come from a single Serratia fonticola genomic window:
- a CDS encoding GNAT family N-acetyltransferase encodes MFTIKIDDLTHHAVQTLVAYHISGMLEQSPPESSHALNVQKLRDPAVTFWSAWEGDQLAGIGALKMLDAKHGELKSMRTAEAFLRRGVANQFLLHILQVARARGISRLSLETGTQPGFAACHQLYRKHGFVDCEPFAEYQPDPNSRFMTLVL; translated from the coding sequence ATGTTCACCATCAAAATTGACGATCTTACCCACCATGCCGTGCAAACATTAGTGGCTTATCATATTTCTGGCATGCTGGAACAATCTCCTCCAGAGAGCAGCCATGCGTTGAACGTTCAAAAACTTCGTGACCCTGCCGTGACATTTTGGTCTGCGTGGGAAGGGGATCAATTAGCCGGGATTGGCGCGTTGAAAATGTTGGATGCAAAGCATGGCGAGCTGAAATCAATGCGCACGGCGGAGGCGTTTTTACGTCGTGGCGTGGCGAATCAATTCTTGCTGCACATCCTGCAAGTCGCTCGCGCGCGAGGTATTTCGCGGCTCAGCCTGGAAACGGGGACACAACCGGGATTTGCCGCCTGTCATCAGCTTTACCGCAAGCATGGTTTTGTGGATTGCGAACCGTTCGCAGAGTATCAGCCTGATCCAAACAGCAGATTTATGACGCTTGTTTTGTAG
- a CDS encoding GNAT family N-acetyltransferase: MMHSDLTQCRVNTDRLLIAPFTAADADDVYQAITPTLTRFMTFEPEESPEAFANVWEGWLPLIREGEEVIFVARLRDSKQFVGMGGVHNLHQQKPELGIWVKENLHGNGYGREIVHAMAKWASERYHPPYFIYPVAEQNTPSRRIAESLGGTVQGRRENIKYDCVVYHVPAITG; this comes from the coding sequence ATGATGCACAGTGACCTTACTCAGTGCCGTGTGAATACCGATCGGTTGTTGATTGCCCCCTTTACCGCAGCAGACGCCGACGATGTTTACCAGGCGATCACTCCTACGCTAACGCGTTTTATGACCTTTGAACCAGAAGAGTCCCCCGAGGCATTTGCCAACGTCTGGGAAGGCTGGCTGCCGTTGATCCGTGAAGGTGAAGAAGTCATCTTTGTGGCACGGTTACGTGACAGCAAGCAGTTCGTTGGCATGGGTGGCGTGCATAATCTGCACCAGCAAAAACCAGAACTCGGGATCTGGGTGAAAGAGAACCTGCACGGTAACGGCTACGGCCGCGAAATCGTCCATGCCATGGCAAAATGGGCCAGCGAACGCTACCACCCACCGTATTTCATTTACCCGGTCGCCGAGCAGAACACGCCAAGCCGCCGCATTGCCGAATCGCTGGGTGGCACCGTGCAAGGCCGCCGCGAAAATATCAAATACGACTGTGTGGTTTACCACGTGCCGGCCATCACCGGTTAA
- the ompC gene encoding porin OmpC, whose product MKLRVLSLMVPALLMVGNAGAAEIYNKDGNKLDLYGLVDGLHYFSDNNSVDGDQSYIRMGLRGETQINDQLTGYGTWEYQVNVNTPESENNAFTRYGFAGLKVVDYGSFDYGRNNGVLYDVAAYTDMQPEFDGSTYGADQFMFQRSNGLATYRNNDFFGLIDGLHFAVQYQGKNGSAEETNNGRDVLGQNGDGYGMSVNYDIGYGISAAGAFFNSKRTSEQNGGGAYSGIMGRGDHAEGYSGGLKYDDSNTYVAVMFTQSYNAARFGSSDSEAYGYANKAQSFEAYAHYLFDFGLRPFVGYNQTNGKNLGQAANGNTYGSENLVKFVDLGATYYLNKNMSTYVDYKINLLDENDFTKSAGINTDDVVAVGLVYQF is encoded by the coding sequence ATGAAACTTCGAGTACTCTCTCTGATGGTGCCTGCTTTGCTGATGGTTGGCAACGCAGGCGCCGCTGAAATCTACAACAAAGACGGTAATAAACTGGATTTGTACGGTTTAGTCGATGGCCTGCACTATTTCTCTGATAACAATAGCGTTGATGGAGACCAGTCTTACATACGTATGGGCCTGCGTGGTGAAACGCAGATTAACGATCAGCTCACTGGCTATGGCACGTGGGAATACCAGGTCAACGTCAACACCCCGGAAAGCGAAAACAATGCCTTCACCCGTTATGGTTTTGCAGGGCTGAAGGTCGTTGATTATGGCTCCTTCGACTATGGCCGTAACAATGGTGTCCTGTATGACGTGGCGGCTTATACCGACATGCAGCCAGAATTTGACGGTTCCACCTATGGGGCCGACCAGTTCATGTTCCAACGCTCAAACGGTCTGGCAACCTATCGTAACAATGACTTCTTTGGCCTGATTGATGGCCTGCATTTTGCTGTGCAATACCAGGGTAAAAACGGCAGTGCGGAAGAAACTAATAATGGTCGCGACGTTCTGGGTCAGAACGGTGATGGTTATGGTATGTCGGTGAACTATGATATCGGCTACGGCATTAGTGCCGCGGGTGCCTTCTTTAATTCCAAACGTACCAGCGAGCAAAATGGCGGTGGCGCATATAGCGGTATCATGGGGCGTGGTGACCATGCAGAAGGTTATTCAGGCGGCCTGAAATATGACGACAGCAATACCTATGTGGCCGTTATGTTTACCCAGTCCTATAATGCAGCGCGCTTCGGCAGTTCAGACAGTGAGGCTTATGGCTACGCCAATAAAGCGCAAAGTTTTGAGGCTTATGCACATTATCTGTTTGATTTCGGCCTCCGCCCATTTGTGGGCTATAACCAAACCAACGGCAAGAACCTCGGGCAAGCTGCCAACGGCAATACTTACGGTAGTGAAAACCTGGTCAAGTTTGTTGACCTGGGTGCAACCTATTACCTCAACAAAAACATGTCCACCTATGTGGATTATAAAATCAACCTGTTGGATGAAAACGACTTCACCAAATCGGCCGGAATTAATACCGACGACGTGGTTGCTGTCGGTCTGGTTTATCAGTTCTGA
- a CDS encoding HAD-IA family hydrolase — MNAIACKAVLFDLDGTLVDSGACIETLWAEWANRHHLDVDYVLANIHGRTIEETLRIVSPYFDNPQCVDEVKTLAIEALSQVGAITGAVELVRQLPPQCWAIVTSGAKKVSMQSMISAGIPRPHMMITSEDIVHGKPHPEPYLMAAAGFGLPVQKCVIFEDAISGVNSALAAGGQVIVIGNGVPISSPQIKATVADLSSFKAEFIDGIIHLSW; from the coding sequence ATGAACGCTATCGCTTGCAAGGCAGTACTGTTTGACCTGGACGGCACCCTGGTGGATTCAGGAGCCTGTATAGAGACATTGTGGGCTGAATGGGCCAACCGGCATCATCTGGATGTGGATTATGTCCTGGCCAATATTCACGGGCGCACCATCGAGGAAACGCTGCGGATCGTCTCCCCTTACTTTGACAATCCACAGTGCGTTGATGAAGTCAAAACGCTCGCCATCGAGGCTCTCAGCCAGGTTGGTGCCATTACCGGTGCCGTTGAGCTGGTACGCCAGTTGCCGCCGCAATGTTGGGCAATTGTCACCTCCGGCGCCAAGAAAGTGTCGATGCAAAGCATGATCAGCGCAGGCATCCCACGGCCGCACATGATGATCACTTCGGAAGATATCGTGCACGGCAAACCCCATCCAGAACCCTATCTGATGGCGGCAGCCGGATTTGGCCTGCCAGTGCAGAAATGCGTGATTTTTGAGGATGCGATTTCTGGCGTGAACTCCGCCCTTGCCGCCGGTGGGCAAGTCATCGTCATTGGTAACGGCGTGCCGATTTCCTCCCCGCAAATCAAGGCCACTGTGGCCGACCTGAGTAGTTTTAAAGCCGAGTTTATCGACGGCATCATCCATTTATCCTGGTAA
- a CDS encoding MFS transporter, with protein sequence MSWFSRASALPLLVAGAFFMENLDGTVIVTAMPQMAAAFGVQPVDMNIGVSAYILTLTVFIPASGWIANRFGARNIFTAAIVIFTLASVLCALSTTLPQFTAARILQGFGGALMVPVGRLVVLRNTAKPDLINAIATITWPGLAAPVLGPPVGGFITTYASWHWIFILNVPLGLLALFFAWRLIPHEPAQKGVPFDGLGFALTGVACFGLMFGLDLINSPQLSWLVPLLCLAASLALGSLAIRHAKRHAYPLMDLWAMRIKSYAVTIKGGTVFRIAIGAVPFLLPLLFQIGFGLNAFDAGLLVLAVFAGNLVMKPFTSPILYRFSFRTTLVVNGLLNAATIFACALLTPQTPTWLILALLFVSGLTRSMQFTALNTLAFSEVPQPRMSGANTLFNMAQQMGSGLGIAIGALALRLAEMLMPQQQGVVPLADFQLAFIVIGVIALVAVLDSFTLGAEAGNEIRQRKSTSTSEKSMATKVRS encoded by the coding sequence ATGAGTTGGTTCTCCCGCGCTAGCGCGCTCCCCCTGCTGGTTGCCGGGGCATTCTTTATGGAGAACCTGGACGGCACGGTGATCGTTACCGCGATGCCGCAAATGGCGGCGGCCTTTGGTGTACAGCCGGTAGATATGAACATCGGGGTTTCGGCCTATATTCTTACCCTGACAGTGTTTATCCCCGCCAGCGGCTGGATCGCCAACCGCTTTGGTGCCCGCAATATTTTCACCGCCGCCATCGTTATTTTTACCCTGGCCTCGGTGCTATGCGCCCTCAGTACCACCTTGCCGCAGTTTACCGCGGCTCGTATCCTGCAAGGCTTTGGCGGTGCGTTGATGGTGCCGGTTGGCCGCCTGGTGGTGTTACGTAATACCGCCAAACCCGATTTGATCAACGCCATTGCCACTATCACCTGGCCGGGGTTGGCCGCCCCGGTCCTGGGGCCTCCGGTTGGCGGTTTCATCACCACCTACGCTTCCTGGCACTGGATTTTTATCCTCAACGTGCCGCTTGGCCTGTTGGCCCTGTTCTTCGCCTGGCGTTTGATCCCTCATGAACCCGCGCAGAAAGGCGTTCCCTTTGATGGGCTGGGTTTTGCACTCACCGGAGTCGCCTGCTTTGGGCTGATGTTTGGGCTGGATCTGATCAACAGTCCGCAACTTTCCTGGCTGGTGCCTCTGTTATGTCTGGCTGCTAGCCTGGCGCTGGGAAGCCTGGCGATACGTCATGCCAAACGCCACGCCTATCCCTTAATGGATCTCTGGGCGATGCGGATAAAAAGTTACGCTGTCACTATTAAGGGCGGCACTGTGTTTCGCATCGCCATCGGTGCCGTGCCGTTCCTGCTGCCCTTGCTGTTCCAAATCGGCTTTGGGCTGAATGCCTTCGATGCGGGGTTGCTGGTACTGGCAGTGTTTGCCGGTAATCTGGTGATGAAGCCATTCACCTCACCCATCCTCTACCGGTTCAGCTTTCGTACCACGCTGGTGGTCAACGGTTTACTCAATGCCGCCACCATTTTTGCCTGCGCGCTGCTAACCCCGCAGACCCCCACCTGGCTGATCCTGGCGCTGCTGTTTGTCAGTGGTTTGACACGTTCGATGCAGTTCACCGCACTGAATACGCTGGCGTTTTCCGAGGTGCCGCAACCGCGCATGAGCGGTGCCAACACGCTGTTCAATATGGCCCAGCAAATGGGTAGCGGCCTGGGGATCGCCATCGGCGCACTGGCGCTGCGGTTGGCGGAGATGCTGATGCCACAGCAACAGGGCGTGGTGCCGCTAGCCGACTTCCAACTAGCCTTTATCGTGATTGGCGTGATCGCCCTGGTGGCGGTGCTAGATAGCTTTACGCTGGGCGCAGAGGCGGGCAATGAAATCCGCCAGAGGAAAAGCACCTCTACGTCTGAAAAATCTATGGCAACCAAAGTAAGGAGTTAA